A window from Culex pipiens pallens isolate TS chromosome 3, TS_CPP_V2, whole genome shotgun sequence encodes these proteins:
- the LOC120427010 gene encoding uncharacterized protein DDB_G0271670: MPRSYSRRRSRSKSRDRDKYHSSSSRRDGGGSSYSYREDRSSKSRSAVTSSSSSSRHGSSRHHHGSSSSSSHRHHKSHSKEPSSREHHSSRNRSASRERHSRKRVSSSSSSSSSSSDSSSSSSSSSSGGSKKEKEFVFKSMEDRPDQQQDKSAALAMLDEDGFVPQAFVSSRKPAAAAAASAGAPGSIVIDLASQTIKIPKAEEAEAEDPLFHPNFFGNDDERMTRWVRKLMAYRQMA, encoded by the exons ATGCCCCGCTCCTACTCCCGTCGCCGATCCCGCTCCAAGTCCCGCGACAGAGACAAGTATCATTCGAGCAGCAGCCGCCGGGACGGCGGTGGATCTTCCTACTCGTACCGGGAGGACCGATCGTCCAAATCACGTTCCGCCGTAACCAGCTCTTCATCCTCGTCCCGACATGGATCTTCGCGCCATCATCACGGCAGCAGCAGCTCGAGTAGCCATCGGCATCACAAGAGCCACTCGAAGGAACCCAGCAGCAGGGAGCATCATAGCAGCCGGAACCGGTCTGCATCAAGGGAACGTCACTCGAGGAAGCGGGTCAGCAGCAGTtcgagtagcagcagcagctcgtcgGATTCGTCCAGTTCCAGCTCTAGCAGCTCGTCGGGGGGATCGAAGAAGGAGAAGGAATTTGTGTTTAAGTCGATGGAAGATCGGCCCGATCAGCAGCAGGACAAGTCGGCGGCGCTGGCCATGCTGGACGAGGACGGGTTTGTCCCGCAGGCGTTTGTCTCGTCGAGGAagccggcggcggcggcggcggcaagtGCAGGTGCTCCCGGGAGTATTGTGATTGATTTGGCCTCGCAGACGATTAAGATACCGAAGGCGGAGGAAGCCGAGGCGGAAGATCCGCTGTTTCATCCCAAT TTTTTCGGAAACGACGATGAACGGATGACTCGCTGGGTTCGCAAGCTGATGGCGTACAGACAGATGGCTTAA
- the LOC120427011 gene encoding 39S ribosomal protein L41, mitochondrial — protein MFNIIRRGISTSTVAAGKHNFRKFLLYNKRGTRIFKKLRAANPDQYPDMPVDKRGVRDTGVTTADGRYVEIAAKIPELIVPNLEGCKFKPYVSYRAPDVIQSEFTSQDLYNAIYAQKVIDDFKSGALEEDGSPKVPSAEETLSPDEAWKRTRKTGSDIF, from the coding sequence ATGTTCAACATAATCCGGCGCGGCATCAGCACCTCGACGGTCGCCGCCGGCAAGCACAACTTCCGCAAGTTTCTGCTGTACAACAAGCGTGGCACGCGCATCTTCAAGAAGCTGCGTGCCGCCAACCCGGACCAGTACCCGGACATGCCGGTGGATAAGCGGGGAGTGCGCGACACCGGCGTGACCACGGCCGATGGGCGGTACGTGGAAATCGCGGCCAAAATTCCCGAACTGATCGTGCCCAACCTGGAGGGGTGCAAGTTTAAGCCGTACGTATCGTATCGGGCGCCGGATGTGATCCAGTCGGAGTTTACCAGCCAGGATCTGTACAATGCGATCTACGCCCAGAAGGTGATTGACGATTTCAAGAGTGGAGCGCTGGAGGAGGATGGATCGCCAAAGGTCCCGTCAGCGGAGGAGACGCTTAGCCCCGACGAGGCTTGGAAAAGGACGCGCAAAACTGGCTCGGATATTTTTTAA
- the LOC120427009 gene encoding probable asparagine--tRNA ligase, mitochondrial: MYKALLSSIRVSRSTNLRSIYHLTRVKDVAAGVHSEADKIQVKGWVKSVRKMKDNVFLDVNDGTCGHNLQLVVSKPQLQNTAYGSSVVVTGTLGRTPKNQLELKVDSLQELGACPLSEGYPFYPKKSYPPDYIRNHLHLRPQVSSVGSTLRVRHQATKCFNDYLDREGFIQIHTPIITSNDCEGAGEAFQVRPANDGLLKQMAKKGVPHDQAYFDRQTFLTVSGQLHLEAMAHGLGKVYTFGPTFRAENSKSPIHLAEFHMLELEEAFMDSLDALADRIESMVKCVTKSLLETSSDDLTSVRKLTTDSNLEQSFTWVDKQFPRITFEEAMQVLQQHKTKLKSPVCPADGINKEQELFLVDHFASPLFVTSWPKAIKSFYMKENAANPKLVDALDFLVPHAGELVGGSVRECDHDKLAAKLPDREALGWYLELRKFGSVPTAGFGLGLERYLAWVLNVHNVKDVVPFPRWAHNCAM; the protein is encoded by the exons ATGTACAAAGCACTTTTAAGCTCAATAAGAGTTTCTAGGTCAACAAATTTACGAAGCATTTATCACTTGACTCGAGTCAAAGATGTGGCAGCGGGAGTGCATTCCGAGGCAGACAAAATTCAAGTCAAG GGTTGGGTCAAATCGGTCCGCAAAATGAAGGACAACGTCTTCCTGGACGTAAACGACGGAACCTGCGGGCACAACCTCCAGCTGGTGGTCAGCAAACCGCAGCTCCAGAACACGGCCTACGGCTCGTCCGTCGTCGTGACCGGAACGCTCGGACGGACCCCAAAAAATCAGCTCGAGCTCAAAGTCGACTCCCTGCAGGAACTTGGCGCCTGCCCCCTTTCAGAAGGCTACCCGTTCTACCCGAAAAAATCCTACCCGCCCGACTACATCCGGAACCATTTGCACCTGCGGCCGCAGGTCAGTTCGGTGGGGTCCACGCTGCGGGTGCGGCATCAGGCCACCAAGTGCTTCAACGATTATCTGGACCGCGAAGGCTTCATCCAGATCCACACGCCAATCATCACGTCCAACGACTGCGAGGGCGCGGGAGAAGCCTTCCAGGTTCGTCCCGCAAACGACGGACTGCTCAAGCAGATGGCCAAAAAGGGCGTCCCGCACGACCAGGCGTACTTCGATCGTCAGACGTTCCTCACCGTCTCCGGCCAGCTTCACCTGGAAGCGATGGCACACGGGCTGGGCAAGGTTTACACGTTTGGACCGACGTTCCGTGCGGAGAACTCCAAGTCCCCGATTCACCTGGCCGAGTTTCACATGCTCGAACTCGAGGAAGCCTTTATGGACTCGTTGGACGCGCTCGCGGACCGAATCGAATCGATGGTCAAGTGTGTAACGAAATCGCTGTTGGAAACCTCCTCCGATGATTTGACTTCCGTCAGGAAGCTAACAACCGATTCAAACCTAGAACAATCATTCACCTGGGTGGACAAACAATTCCCGCGAATCACCTTCGAAGAAGCCATGCAAGTACTACAACAGCACAAAACCAAACTAAAATCACCCGTTTGTCCCGCGGACGGAATCAACAAGGAGCAGGAACTCTTCCTGGTTGACCACTTTGCAAGTCCGCTCTTCGTGACGAGTTGGCCCAAAGCGATCAAGTCCTTTTACATGAAGGAAAACGCCGCCAACCCAAAGCTGGTGGACGCGTTGGACTTTTTGGTCCCCCACGCCGGTGAGCTAGTTGGGGGAAGTGTCCGCGAGTGCGATCACGACAAGTTGGCGGCAAAACTGCCCGACCGGGAGGCGCTCGGGTGGTATCTGGAGCTGCGCAAGTTTGGGTCGGTTCCGACGGCCGGGTTCGGGCTGGGGCTGGAGCGCTATCTGGCGTGGGTGCTGAACGTGCACAATGTCAAGGACGTGGTACCGTTTCCGCGGTGGGCGCACAATTGTGCGATGTAA